The window GTACAGCAGACACGGACTACAGCTGACATCTGTCTCCAGAACCACCGCGTTCAACTCCCAGCAAGCTCCTCCACCCTCCAGCAAAGACCTCAAGTTCGGAATCGATCGGATATTGTCGACAGACTTTGATCCAAAAGGCAAAGAGAAGTCATCACTAAGAGGTGAGAGAAAATCTGTTTTACTGTTACTGCACTCAATTAACcaaaacaagtttatttatagagaAGCTTCCTGTCATGTCAgtccaaataataataataataataataataagtttatTTGAAATTCACATAATGTACAATAGaatacactgaaacataaataattaaataaaaaacaatagaatgggaaaataaagaaacaagcatatacatatccatacagttacatatgcacatatatacacatcagCACACAAGCATATACAAAACCCTATAATTCAGCTGATTGAAAAGCCATTTCATAAAAGTgggttttaaaagaaaaacaataaatagtgttttatgttctttttttttgtttgctgctgccttttattaaaccagataatgatcttatatacagCACTAGAGCTTTtgctcttgtgtgttatattctattttagcttctatcctggcttttttagcttgtttttattttctaatctttaatgtttttataattgttttaattatgtcttaatgttcttttgcactttgttgcaatgttcttaaatgtttatgtaaagcactttaatttgccctgttgctgaaatgtgctatacaaataaagctgccttgcttAATGATACCATTACGACAAAATCATGTGCAAACTAGCAGTTCACATGAGCCCAAACAGCCTCATAAGCTGCACTTTAAGCTGCCCTGTGggggaatttatttatttacatgttcTTTTTattaacttgttttaatttatttattttaaggtatttatttagtatttaaattttatctatatgtatataatttaatacatttagttatttacgtattgtttttatttacttggtttaatttatttattttaaggtatttatttagtatttctattttatttagatgtatataattttatttatttacgtattctttttatttacttcttttcatttatttattttaagatctttatttagtatttttttatttaatttagatacatataattttattaatttattgacttttttacgtaattgctattattatttttataggtGGGGGTGGGTTTCTTTATTGGGtcattgtgctttttccttctTTGTCATTCTTAAAATCCCTTCCTGTCCTGTCGTGCACTTTTCCACTGTTGATTGCGGTGCCTTTTCTGCATTAAACGCGCATCAATAAcaattttttaaactaaaatttgAAGTCCACCTCATCAGGAGTGATGTGTGATTTATTcccataaagaaaaaaatggaaattaccAGTAGAGTTAATGGGTTTAATGTCTCTGAGATGGGTGTTGGTTCTCTTTAagtgatccatccatcatctcaGGATCAGAATTACTCCCGAAGAGTCTcggtcatgtgtgtgtgtgtgaatcctcTGCTCTTTAGCGCCCTAaccagagaggtcagaggtcaggatcAGCTTTAACAGTCACACTTGAACTTTGAGGCTTTGACTTTGTCTGATGGTCTCTCTAAAAACTAGACCATCTAACTAGACCCCCCCACTCCCACCAGGTTGTGACTCTTTGTTTCCCATCATCTCTCGCTCTGTAACAGATCTCACGTCCATCATTAGCTCGAACCGTCAGTCAGGGATCCATCACATCCCCATTCAGCCTCCGGCCAGCCAGTACTTCTCCTGCATAGACCCCGGGATGAGCGACGCGTCCTCCATGATGAGTTCActaggcagcagcagcagcaggcattCAGGCCAGCATCAGTTTCAGGACACCTTCCCAGGTAGCCACCCACATGTAGGAGGACGTGATGTCACAGACAGGAAACTGCTGTTTTTTGGAGGTGTGAGACACCTGCAATGATGATGTTCCTCtactttctcttctctcttttctctttttgtttaaCCTCATGATGTCCTCCTGGTGTCTTCTATAGGTCCGTACGCCGTCCTCACTAAAGACACGATGCCACAGACGTACAAGAGGAAGAGGTCGTGGTCGAGGGCGGTGTTCTCCAACCTGCAGAGGAAAGGACTGGAGAAGAGATTTGAGATACAGAAATATGTCACCAAGCCGGACAGAAAACAGCTGGCTGCGATGCTCGGGCTGACAGACGCTCAGGTGAGAGGacttaaaggttaaaggtcaaccCCCTGCACTGCAGGTCTTACTATAGGATGACATCTAGCAAgaatgatttttattatttttggcatAAATCACATCGAGAAAAAAGGTTTTAAGAAACATCCAAAGAGGATATTAGTGAAGACaggccttcaaaataaataagcaagAAAGGTTTCCTTTCATTTCTTTGCATGATCAGATAaacagattattttatttttacctgTCAACCCATTTAAATTGTTATATTTTAAGGTTTTGATTTAAGTTTGATGTAATATTGTTGGATGCCGTGGTGATGCAGCTATATTATTTACTGTGTGATAGtgcaatttgttttattttctttgattaTGGACCTCAGTTGGAGTAGTTGTTGGGATCCAAGTGagcaataaatcaataaatccacAGGGCCGCTGTCAGGATTATAGAAATACTGAGTTCATGAGCTCCCTTACATCCCATTTAGACCTTCAAAAATAATtccattttctttcttattGTTTAGACTTTGTCATATTTAATAATTCAGtcttttataaattatattttctttatattctTAATTCCCTACATGGTCTAATTGCTGCCGTCTGGACTCTTTCAAGTTCTAAAAAATACTTGACGCAGCCCATAAAGTATACGTACCGTGTGTTAAATCAGCCACAGGTTGCTAAAACTACAAATCCCCAGAAAAACTTGCAGTGAACAATGTTCAGCGGTAGATCTGGCTCTCACAAACCAATGCAAttatatgaaattaaaatgtgtgcCTCCATATTTGAGGGACGGCTGCAGTCACATTATTTAGCTTTATTATAACACACATAAGCCTCAAATTTTAAATTTTCTTATACAAGAAACTCAGACGTTTGCGACCTGCATTCCTCAGATTAAACTCAGGACAAgaactttatttttaaaatgaattattaataataataattgacaaAAGATCCAGACCTTAAATTGAAGTTGGCaacctgattggctgagagacAACTCAGTGAAACCCAGCTGTTGTTTACATTTCATCACACTGTACCAACGTCAGAGTCAATTAATGTCACCCAGCAACACATCAACCTTAATGAAAACTGACAGATCATCTCATTTCATCACAACTTCTATCTAATATtacagttgtaaaaaaaaaaattgttacaCTCAGGATAGCAACATATTTCCTGTCAACTACAAGTATTTTTTGCACTTTATTTACACTTTTttatgctgctgtcttggcctcCCTTGCAAAAGAGCTCTCTTATATGTGTAAAGTGTGTACAGAATAATGAGTGCAGCCTGTTTTTCCTTATTgcaaagaataataataatacattttatttatatagcgcttttctaaaaactcaaagacactttacatagataaaaagatcataaaacaaggacatcataaaaaagatataaaacacataatattaattacacattaaaagcagttctaaaaaggtgagttttgaattgtgatttgaatgaaagaagaggaaaaaggtAGTGTTGGAAGCATTATATCCAAAATATGTAAAAGAAAGTATATACCTCCTATATTATATTTCCTATGATAAGGTCTGTGTTATTCATAACACTCTGCTCAAATTCGACCTGAAAATTAAAGgaaaatttaaagaaattaaacacaTGTAAGTTTTAATTGTATGTCATTAAATTACGCGAGGAACCAGCCTGATTTAACGGTGCCATGTGTTTTCTATCTAAAATTAcatttgtaattattttcaaatttttatTATACTCAGAGTAGCAACATATTTCATCTACAAGTATTTTTTGCACTTTATTTACACTTTTttatgctgctgtcttggcctcCCTTGCAAAAGAGGTGTAAAGTATAATGAgtgcaatatattttttcttattgcAAAATATGTAAAAGAATGTgactatttatattatataatatatatataagcctTTTGTTAGGCTCTTTTATTAACAAGACTCTGCTCAAATTTTACCTGGAAATTCAAGGAAAATGTAAGGAAATTAAATGCATGGATTATGTGTAAAGTGTGTAAAATAATGAGtgcagccttttttttcttatggcaaagaagaggaaaaaagtttggaaatccAAAATATGTAAAAGAATGTGACTTATACTTCCTATATTACATTTCCTATAATAAGACCTGTCTTATTCATACGACTCTGCTCAAATTTGACCTGAAAATGCAAAGAAATTAAATCCATGTAATGCAAACAAGCTACAGTAATGTGTCATTAAATTACGTACAGAACCAGCCTGATTTAACGGTGttaacatgtgtgtttgtgctttgcAGGTGAAGGTTTGGTTCCAGAACAGACGCATGAAGTGGAGACACTCTAAAGAGGCGCAGGCCCAGAAGGACAAAGAGAAGGAGCCGCAGCCCGAGCAGAGCGCCTCAGAGGCTGGCAGCAGAGAGACCAAAGAGCCGGCGGAGGAGTCCGAGATGTGGAGCGATGCACGGAGCGAGGGAGACTCCGACGAGGctccggaggaggaggaacactCTGACGGACATTTGGACATTTGTGAGCAAACGAATAAAACCAGCGTGATCATCACCGGAGGAGGAACCGGAGGAAGCACCGgaggaggctgcagcagcacgcCGGCGAGCAGCGCTCCGGAGGCGGCCTCAGTCACAGAGCAGGACGCCTCTCAGATACTCATATGAAGACTTCACTTTATGAACAatattatattctttttttttttttttttgacagaagAACGACAGTGATGTTAAAACGCACCTGGagcttcaattcaattcagtaaCACTATGAGACATTTACACCATAAAGTCAGGCCTGTATGTGTCTAATTCCTGGGAACAAGTGGAGCATCAAGACAGTAGGCCATGTTATTTGTTCACATTAAATTTAGCCCAGACACACAGAAAATAGTTctaattaatttgttaatttaattacatttttttttttaaatttttctatttttttaaatttaaaatattgtatttttattttgtgtctaaTTCCTGGGAACAAGTGGAGCATCAAGACAGTAGGCCCTGTTATTTGTTCACATTATTTTAGCCTGGACACACAGAACATAGTCctaattaatttgttaatttaattaattttattttttattttttcttgctCTCTTTAAGGCTCTATAATGATAAAACAggctatttttttaatttaaaatattgtatttttattttgtgtctaaTTCCTGGGAACAAATGGAGCAACAAGACAGTTTTTATTAAatctttaattttaaataataaaatgatttaaaataatgtgAACAAATAATAAGGCCTTTATttgttattacattattttcgCCCAGACACACAGCACATAGCCctaattaatttgttaattttataaaaattgtcaagtttttttcttgcgCTCTTTAAAGctctaaaatgacaaaacaggctatttttttatttaaaatattgtatttCTGGCCCCCCTCCTCCAGCAGTGTCTCATTACTGTCGTTTTCCTCTCAAGAGTTTTAGTGTGCTTCATGTTTTCCTCATCTGGAGGAAATAATGCGGttgtgaattttattttttaggttaTGAACCACTCGTTTCACGTGATAAAACATCACAGCAGTGTTCATGTATTATTTGTTTGTCCGGATATATAGTTGTGCtattttgttaataataatttgcactgaaaatattgtaaataaaatgtttcttaCTTTGAAAATCGGATTacgatgcattattattattattattattattattattattattattataagtagtagtagtagtattttaattattattattatataattgttGGAATTTGCAGAGTTCATCAGaagtcaattattttttgtcaacttatttaaaaaatatttttattttttattttattttttaataatatttttatttgcttttattttttatttgcttttgcaTATAGAGTAGGAAAAATAAAAGCCTAAGcaacaatacaaacaatagTTGCATGCACATAAATATGTaacaaaatgaataatgaaaaaataaaacaaatataaatatagtgaAAACTGGAAACAGTAGTTGTTGTACAACATGTGGTGGTTAAATCCACAATACAAACACGTAGAAGTAACATAGTTTGCATACAAGACTCTCTCTAATagcattaaaaacaacagaataTTGCTTTAATAAATACCTCACCAagatatttgaaattaattaattaattaaaattaaaaccaggaaaaactGAGTTGTTTTTTCAACGGACGAACAGTCTAAAAGGTTGAGTGGACCAAATCGTACCTCCTAGataaacatacatatacatctTCTTCTCCTATAAGCACATTAATGTAACTCAGTGAACTAGATTCCTCCTGAGAATGttggcagcagcagaaagagagagaagaagaagaagaagcctaATTTATAGTTTGTATACATTTACTGGCTCCAGATAGCAACGGCGACCCGGATGAGTATATTTTATGTATCCAGACGCAGATACAATCAACAATCTCCTCCATTTATAGTGCTGCTCATATCCTCCCTCTGCAGACTTCAGATCTGCTCCTTTTTATGAGGACTAACAGAGAAAGACTGGCGTGAGAGGACAGTGTTGTGTTGAAATGTCGTTTCCCAATCAGCCTTATCATGGAGGTCAATGGTGACTGCTCAAGATTGATCAGATAGGAGGAATCTGttgctgcaacacacacacacccaaaccgtgcacacatgcatgtgcagGACAATTAAACCTGTTAAAGGATGTTTAATGACATGATGTCATGACTCACTCCCTCCTTTTACATGTCTATTACTGTGTCTGTCAGAggaattatgttttattataagAGCCCCGTGAAGCTGGAGTAACACATGATGGCTTTTCATTGATCACTCATCAATCAATATCATAATGTTGCCCAATGTAAAAGTATCTCTGGTGCAAAAACATGATGATTTATTCAGATAAATCCCAGCTGCAGTCCAGACAACATACAGATTGTGTAAgtgaagaggtgtgtgtgtgtatgcatgtatttaAAAGCTGCAATGACTTCTACAGAATATTATACATCATTTTCAGGTCACTCTGTAACAATCTGCCTCGGCTACCAAGAGGTTTGTTAATGGAAAAGAATAACTCTGATGGAGTTTTTAGTGCAGCTTTCACTCAGCTTTAATCGGgtttacataaaataaacaacCATCACATCGTATCCTAAACACCAGTAGAAGAATGTAGATTTACTGAAAGTATAAAAGGGTAACAATTATTACAAGTGATCGTCTTCCTGCACTCAaatgtttgtaaatgtaaataaataaaaaaaagtattggcAACAAAATGTGCTTAGGAAGTAAAAGTGCTCATTATGCAGAGCTGGTTGTGTCAGCAGGGCCGTAGACAGGatttttagaaatactgaggtcatgagtcCCCCAACGCACCAAGtgagaaaaaatattaaatattttattattaatttgtattattataaaaaaaaaattattttctgaCAAGACAGAGATGTCTCTACATcttatttaagttatttaatgtaatttagtTGTACTGTTCaattttaaatgctttaatgtggTTTCAAAGAATTAAATTCtggttattcttttatttattggcCCACAAGTAGCCGAATTCGAGTCaacaaataatgtaataaaaataccAACCATGTGTACGTCTTTAATTGTTTAATATAAACTCCGCACAGGACGTACAAACACCGTAATTCCTAGAAAAATATCTGAAGACTTGACCTCAGAGTCAAAGGTGGTATTTACAGCTCCGTCTGTCAGTGTTGAGCCGTGGTGGAAAATAactagtacttttactcaagtactgtacttaagtacaatctcgaggtactttatttgagtattttcattttttactactttatacttctactccactacatctcagagggaaatattgtactttttacagcACTACactttatctgacagctttagttactttacaaatttatattttgtattaataatctgagtCGACTAATAAATAACGATATATTATTCTAGATTTAGCTGCCCAACAGTAAAGTAGTTTAAATTTGCCAAACCtaaccagctgcaatattaatgtggTGCAtacataattataatccaataatttgatatatattattctgacattctgcataataataataataataacgctgTGGATGCTGCTAATGAtgaagtaagattttgaatgcagtacttttacttgtaacagagtaacTTACactaatacttttacttaagtaaaggttcttagtacttcttccacaactgtttttactccactacatttttttaatagctTTGCAGCGTTACTTTGCAGGTTCAGATTATTAGTACAAattataaatcaactaataaatactgtattattatagattaaactacccagcatgtatataaagcagttaaaatgagctccacctttaccagctgcaatatATGTTATACTTATACataaatgcatcactaattataatctaGTGATATATAATATGTTACATTCTGCATTATGaatgcttttacttttggttcTTTAAGTATATATTGATGCAAAAACTTCAGTACTTtcacttaagtaagattttgaatgcagtacttttacttgtaacagagtatttctacactgtaatATTACttgttttacttaagtaaagcttctgagtacttcttccacaactgtttttactccactacatttatttgatagctCTACAgcgttactttgcagattcagattattaatacacaatataaatcaactaataaatactgatatatcattatatattaaactatccagcagtatataaagcacttaaaaatATTATGCTTTCACATAAATGCATCACtaaatataatccaataataattGTTCTGCATAATGAGAACTTTTACTTTAGGTTCTTTGAGTATATATATTGATGCAAATACTTCagtgcttttacttaagtaagattttaagTGCATGAgtgtttttacactgtggtattgctacttttactaaagtaaaacatctgagtacttcttccaccagcTTACACTCAAGtttaacaaaacataaaataaacaacagCTTCACAGAAGGAAGAAGTATATGCACGCTATAATGGAAATagtacttgagtgaatgtacttTCCGTCCCTGCTAAACATGATTCAGCTATGAAATGACGTCATGTCTTATATTAACACCTCTCTGCTGCTAAACAGCATCATGTGATGATGAGTAAAAACCCCTGCTCCTTTTTGTGTAGTATTATTATATCTCAGTCAGGAAACTCAAAGCCCTTGTGGTATTTGTTGTCATGTTAGCAGCAACATCATAGTGAGTGACCCAAAAACCCCCGGACCACCACAAACTCTCTCTCCACTACGGGGTCCACTACTTTCCTCTCCTCCGGAAAGACGACTGACCCCCAGAGAGCTGCAGTTTTTCCGTTTTAGCTTAGCATCTTGaatttcacttttcatttctccccccccttctctctcctgGCTGTACAGTAAtacctgctgctgcacagccTAGTCATAAACTAACTTATGAAGTGGATGGCACTCGTCGTCTTAATCTTTAATTCCTGCTGGATGAAAAGTTGTCAGAGTTATGATAGCCAGTTTCCATGGAAGggccgtaaaaaaaaaaacgccggGCACTCTATCAACCCAATATTAACTGTTAAACGCTCACATATTAAATGTCTGGGTGGGTTGAGTCTCGAATTATGCCTGAAAAAGCTATAAATTACATTAGTATTTGCAAAtgtacaataacaataacaatccAAACGCTTAACATAATACTGAGAGGCCTTGATTTGTGAACTGTCCTAAGAACTTTTATGAGCAGGATAGGAGAAAGTCCATCTGGCCTGTATTTAATGTCAGCCTTTCCCCCTCCATTAAAAGCTGTCCTATACGTCCCTCTTGGCAACCCAGGACAGGGCAACCCATAAAACAAACCGTGCCTCGCAGGTTTTCGGCAATATTTAACGCTTTGAAAAAGTGACTGTGTAAAACAAATTACCTCTGtgagagcagaggagggggTTTCTGTCTGCGAGGGGGTGAGGGATTAACGTGACTAAAAGCTGTGACGTCTCCGGCCGCTTTGAGGCATTATCTGTGAAGATGTTTGATAGGCTGATGGAGATTTCTCCACCGTTTGGCGTAATGCATCAGAAGGAAAAGGCCTtagaggtggagggggggaaCACAAAAGCTCCAACATAACTCAACAAGTGCTTGAGAAACTGCAGCGTGCAAACAGATGGAGGCTTAGTTCAGTAATTC is drawn from Sebastes umbrosus isolate fSebUmb1 chromosome 18, fSebUmb1.pri, whole genome shotgun sequence and contains these coding sequences:
- the hlx1 gene encoding H2.0-like homeobox protein isoform X2; this translates as MYTAGLNPFYASNFSLWSAYCGFSVDSMKKPSFCIADILQAGDAENIPGSSALMVHMGGHHQQNQHQNQHPNHHQQHGSSPLRPSPVAPYSRHGLQLTSVSRTTAFNSQQAPPPSSKDLKFGIDRILSTDFDPKGKEKSSLRDLTSIISSNRQSGIHHIPIQPPASQYFSCIDPGMSDASSMMSSLGSSSSRHSGQHQFQDTFPGPYAVLTKDTMPQTYKRKRSWSRAVFSNLQRKGLEKRFEIQKYVTKPDRKQLAAMLGLTDAQVKVWFQNRRMKWRHSKEAQAQKDKEKEPQPEQSASEAGSRETKEPAEESEMWSDARSEGDSDEAPEEEEHSDGHLDICEQTNKTSVIITGGGTGGSTGGGCSSTPASSAPEAASVTEQDASQILI
- the hlx1 gene encoding H2.0-like homeobox protein isoform X3 encodes the protein MYTAGLNPFYASNFSLWSAYCGFSVDSMKKPSFCIADILQAGDAENIPGSSALMVHMGGHHQQNQHQNQHPNHHQQHGSSPLRPSPVAPYSRHGLQLTSVSRTTAFNSQQAPPPSSKDLKFGIDRILSTDFDPKGKEKSSLRGPYAVLTKDTMPQTYKRKRSWSRAVFSNLQRKGLEKRFEIQKYVTKPDRKQLAAMLGLTDAQVKVWFQNRRMKWRHSKEAQAQKDKEKEPQPEQSASEAGSRETKEPAEESEMWSDARSEGDSDEAPEEEEHSDGHLDICEQTNKTSVIITGGGTGGSTGGGCSSTPASSAPEAASVTEQDASQILI
- the hlx1 gene encoding H2.0-like homeobox protein isoform X1 encodes the protein MYTAGLNPFYASNFSLWSAYCGFSVDSMKKPSFCIADILQAGDAENIPGSSALMVHMGGHHQQNQHQNQHPNHHQQHGSSPLRPSPVAPYSRHGLQLTSVSRTTAFNSQQAPPPSSKDLKFGIDRILSTDFDPKGKEKSSLRDLTSIISSNRQSGIHHIPIQPPASQYFSCIDPGMSDASSMMSSLGSSSSRHSGQHQFQDTFPGSHPHVGGRDVTDRKLLFFGGPYAVLTKDTMPQTYKRKRSWSRAVFSNLQRKGLEKRFEIQKYVTKPDRKQLAAMLGLTDAQVKVWFQNRRMKWRHSKEAQAQKDKEKEPQPEQSASEAGSRETKEPAEESEMWSDARSEGDSDEAPEEEEHSDGHLDICEQTNKTSVIITGGGTGGSTGGGCSSTPASSAPEAASVTEQDASQILI